In Cryptomeria japonica chromosome 10, Sugi_1.0, whole genome shotgun sequence, a genomic segment contains:
- the LOC131858697 gene encoding uncharacterized protein LOC131858697 gives MAREQWPLDPCPSGFIGTRPRGARDGAWRYAYEGPDPGSIICIQCERILHGGINRLKYHLAGIDRHDARACPGTNEEIKRQMNALLAAGEEKKLQRERAKLAMRSAIAESQGVSIDLEEEEEALEGIVGSRRGPRIRKPTISSPIASASSSRVPGRGPVPLPSQRSGSIGDYFVPRNTPGGQPSLEASGWNKEVHEKTDIAVADFWYFNNIVFNVAENAYWLNLVTAMTVSGKGYKAPSRRDLSGRLLTNAVARAREVMEDQKIDWANYGCTILSDGWTDGKNRTIINFLVACKDNVVFLKSVDASNKVKNAETLAGMLERVIMEVGVENVVQIITDNAAAYVSAGRILQERHPTLFWTPCAAHVLDLLLEDIGKLEWVTPVVEDARRITKYIYNHPWVLNLMRQHTQGKDLVRAGVTRFATIFLTLQSILAALTSLKQMFVSGEWLNSPYSKKPEGEAVACIVFDNQFAQRAAEIVKVSEPLVRVLRLVDGDKTPMGYLYEAMDRAKESIKNYYKGDRLKFDPIWEIVDRRWNNQLHQPIHAAGYFLNPRFRFGGSYSDSNGEVMEGLSTCIERMVPDVEERDLIVSELQNYEGGRGKLFSSELARRGRTTQTPDAWWQNWGGNTPHLKKFALRVLCQPCSSSNCERNWSLFEAIHTKKRSKLAQKRLNDLVYVQYNLRLRVKKVEELEGGPIDLDDIDPYSDWTSQEQPPLFSDTDITDLERQAMEEGGGFGFRLDDIEEDEDEDEDEDSLPVPEAGGDIASSRMENESQSTIPSEEAQSRPVPQQTYTTRQSRPSSSTSPHVFARAGKRKL, from the exons atggcaagggagcaatggccactagatccatgcccatctggatttataggcacccgtcctagaggtgctagagatggggcatggaggtatgcctatgagggacccgatcctgggtcaattatatgcatacaatgtgagagaatacttcatggaggcatcaaccgcctcaaataccaccttgcaggaatagataggcatgatgctagagcatgccctgggactaatgaagaaataaaaagacaaatgaatgccctacttgcagctggggaagagaagaaactgcaaagggagagggcaaaactagccatgagatcagccatagctgaatctcaaggtgtttctattgaccttgaagaggaagaagaagcacttgagggcatagtgggctctcggcgtggcccacgtatccgcaaaccGACCATCAGCTCACCCATTgcttctgcttcctctagtagagtacctggccGGGGCcctgttccacttccatcacaacgATCAGGTtcgataggtgattattttgtgcccagaaACACACCTGGaggacaaccatcattagaggctagtggatggaataaggaggtacatgagaaaactgacattgcagttgctgatttttggtacttcaacaacattgtattcaatgtggcggagaatgcttattggttgaatttggtgactgctatgacagtttcaggaaaggggtacaaggccccttctcgcagggatttgagtgggag gttgctcacaaatgcagttgctagggcaagagaagtgatggaggatcaaaaaattgattgggcaaattatggctgcaccattctttctgatgggtggacagatggcaagaaccgcaccatcatcaattttttggtcgcttgcaaggacaatgtagtgttcttgaaatctgtcgatgcctccaacaaggtgaaaaatgcagaaacattggctggaatgttggagcgtgtcatcatggaggtgggggtagagaatgtggtgcaaatcatcacagataatgcagcagcatatgtgtcagcag gaagaatcctccaagagaggcaccccactcttttttggacaccttgtgcagcacatgtccttgaccttcttttggaggacataggaaaacttgagtgggtgactccagttgtggaagatgcaaggaggatcactaaatatatctacaatcacccttgggtcctaaatttgatgagacaacacacgcaagggaaagatttggtgagagctggtgtcacaaggtttgcaacgattttcttgacgttgcaaagcattcttgctgcattgacttctttgaaacaaatgtttgtgagtggagaatggcttaactcaccttattcaaagaagcctgaaggagaggctgtcgcatgcatagtcttcgacaaccaatttgcacaaagggctgcagagattgtgaag gtgtcagagcccttggttcgagttcttcgcttggtggatggggataaaaccccaatgggatatctttatgaggccatggatagggccaaagagtctatcaaaaattactacaagggggataggctcaaatttgatcccatttgggaaattgttgataggaggtggaacaatcagctccaccaacccattcatgcagcagggtacttcctcaaccctcgttttaggttcgggggttcttactcagattcaaatggagaagtcatggagggcctcagtacatgcattgagaggatggtacctgatgttgaggagagagacctcattgtgagtgagctccaaaattatgagggaggaaggggtaagctattctcttcagagctggctaggagaggaagaaccactcaaaccccag atgcttggtggcaaaattggggtggaaacaccccacatctcaaaaaatttgccctcagagtcttatgtcagccttgcagttcatccaattgtgagcgcaattggagcttgtttgaagcaatccacacgaagaagaggagcaagttagcgcagaaacggctcaatgaccttgtctacgtgcaatataatcttcgattgcgcgtaaagaaagtagaggaactagaaggtggtccaattgacttggatgatatagatccttacagtgattggacatcacaggagcagcctccattgttttccgacactgacatcactgatttggagaggcaggctatggaggaggggggtggatttggtttcaggctggatgacattgaggaggatgaggatgaggatgaggatgaggattcattgccagtgccagaggcaggtggagacatagcttcatccaggatggagaatgagtctcaatcaaccataccgagcgaggaggcacagtcacgcccagtcccacagcagacttatacgactagacagtctagaccctctagttctacctctccccatgtttttgctagagctgggaagaggaagttgtaa